One region of Cyanobium sp. M30B3 genomic DNA includes:
- a CDS encoding GGDEF domain-containing protein encodes MAPLQRFPFLPTMGLLLLLGFGGTSALSYFSVRGTLHRQLANSTLPLTAKAISADLERSLTRPVLVSSSMARNTFLQQWVADGERDRDRMVQYLRDVLRQYRVTTAFFVSERSGRYYHPEGVLKSVSATDPGDRWYYRLRSSAVPFEVNIDRDTADPDRVTAFSNFRVEDRAGRLIGAIGLGIDVRELSRELSAYQRRYGARVLLVARDGRVLLASEAPSGPQAPGSLQAVPGLAPHAARLLREPQASLQLGQGQGQLFVNSRQIPELGWVLVVLQNTDPRQDALLPILWRNLLIALLVSAVVLLLANATVGSYQRRLQLQANTDKLTGLLNRTAFDPLFAELVQEAIRREQPLALLLLDIDFFKAINDTHGHALGDQVIQHVAGRLQRAIRRCDRVFRWGGEEFLILMPGCGAAQAIERGEALRQALRSEPIHLPANPTISCGVTTFRPGETDQELLLRADQALYRAKREGRDRVVCLDQGEAAEPVARTAASA; translated from the coding sequence TTGGCCCCCCTGCAGCGCTTTCCCTTCCTGCCCACCATGGGCCTGCTGCTGCTGCTCGGTTTCGGTGGCACCAGCGCCCTGAGTTATTTCAGCGTGCGCGGCACCCTCCACCGCCAGCTGGCCAACTCCACCCTGCCGCTCACCGCCAAGGCGATCTCCGCCGATCTGGAGCGCAGCCTCACCCGACCGGTGCTGGTGTCGTCCTCGATGGCCCGCAACACCTTCCTGCAGCAGTGGGTGGCGGACGGCGAGCGCGATCGCGACCGGATGGTGCAGTACCTGCGCGATGTGCTCCGCCAGTACCGCGTCACCACCGCCTTCTTCGTGTCCGAGCGCAGCGGCCGGTACTACCACCCCGAGGGGGTGCTCAAGTCTGTCTCCGCCACCGACCCGGGCGACCGCTGGTACTACCGGCTGCGCAGCTCGGCCGTTCCCTTTGAGGTGAACATCGACCGCGACACGGCCGATCCCGATCGGGTCACCGCCTTCTCCAACTTCCGGGTGGAGGACCGGGCCGGCCGCCTGATCGGCGCCATCGGGCTGGGCATCGACGTGCGCGAGCTGTCGCGGGAGCTCAGCGCCTACCAGCGGCGCTATGGGGCCCGGGTGCTGCTGGTGGCGCGCGATGGCCGGGTGTTGCTCGCTTCCGAGGCCCCAAGCGGTCCGCAGGCGCCCGGGAGCCTGCAGGCGGTGCCGGGTCTGGCTCCCCATGCCGCCCGGCTGTTGCGGGAACCCCAGGCCTCCCTGCAGCTCGGCCAGGGCCAGGGGCAGCTGTTCGTGAACAGCCGCCAGATTCCCGAGCTGGGCTGGGTGCTGGTGGTGCTCCAGAACACCGACCCTCGCCAGGATGCCCTGCTGCCGATCCTGTGGCGGAACCTGCTGATCGCCCTGCTGGTGTCGGCGGTGGTGCTGCTGCTGGCCAACGCCACCGTGGGCAGTTACCAGCGCCGTCTGCAGCTGCAGGCCAACACCGACAAGCTCACCGGCCTGCTCAACCGCACCGCCTTTGATCCCCTGTTCGCCGAGCTGGTGCAGGAGGCGATCCGGCGGGAGCAGCCCCTGGCGTTGCTGTTGCTCGACATCGACTTCTTCAAGGCCATCAATGACACCCATGGCCACGCCCTCGGCGACCAGGTGATCCAGCACGTGGCCGGCCGGCTGCAGCGCGCGATTCGCCGTTGTGATCGGGTGTTCCGCTGGGGGGGCGAGGAGTTTCTGATCCTGATGCCGGGCTGCGGCGCGGCCCAGGCCATCGAGCGGGGGGAAGCCCTGCGCCAGGCCCTGCGCAGCGAGCCCATTCACCTGCCAGCCAACCCCACCATCAGCTGCGGTGTCACCACCTTCCGGCCGGGGGAAACGGATCAGGAGCTGCTGCTGCGGGCCGATCAGGCCCTCTACCGGGCCAAGCGGGAGGGCCGCGACCGGGTGGTGTGCCTCGATCAGGGGGAGGCCGCTGAACCGGTGGCCCGAACTGCCGCATCTGCCTAG
- the ubiE gene encoding bifunctional demethylmenaquinone methyltransferase/2-methoxy-6-polyprenyl-1,4-benzoquinol methylase UbiE — MGSFSPGDPAAVQQLFDQIAPRYDQLNDLLSLGLHRLWKRQALAWIQPSAGQRLLDLCCGTGDLALLLAARVRPGGAVLGLDAAAEPLAIAAARGRRQPWLPLHWQQGDALATGLPAASADAAVMAYGLRNLADPGAGLLELRRLLRPGGRAAVLDFNRPGEPAASFQRLYLRQLVVPTAERFGVSEHYAYLEASLRRFPTGPEQEALAGEAGFSHARHRPLAAGLMGLLQLVA; from the coding sequence ATGGGCAGTTTTAGCCCCGGCGATCCCGCCGCGGTGCAGCAGCTGTTCGATCAGATCGCCCCGCGCTACGACCAGCTCAACGACCTGCTCAGCCTCGGCCTGCATCGCCTCTGGAAGCGCCAGGCCCTGGCCTGGATCCAGCCCTCCGCCGGCCAGCGGCTGCTCGATCTCTGTTGCGGCACCGGCGATCTGGCCCTGCTGCTGGCCGCCCGGGTGCGGCCGGGGGGCGCGGTGCTGGGCCTCGATGCCGCCGCTGAGCCCCTGGCGATCGCCGCTGCCCGCGGCCGGCGCCAGCCCTGGCTGCCGCTGCACTGGCAGCAGGGGGATGCCCTGGCCACCGGCCTGCCCGCCGCCTCGGCCGACGCTGCCGTGATGGCCTACGGGCTGCGCAACCTGGCCGATCCGGGCGCCGGCCTGCTGGAACTGCGCCGCCTGCTGCGGCCCGGCGGCCGGGCGGCGGTGCTCGATTTCAACCGTCCCGGCGAGCCCGCGGCCAGCTTTCAGCGCCTCTACCTGCGGCAGCTGGTGGTGCCCACCGCCGAGCGCTTCGGCGTGAGCGAGCACTACGCCTACCTGGAGGCGAGCCTGCGGCGCTTTCCCACCGGCCCCGAGCAGGAGGCCCTGGCCGGCGAGGCCGGGTTCAGCCACGCCCGGCACCGCCCCCTGGCCGCTGGCCTGATGGGCTTGCTGCAGCTGGTGGCGTAG
- a CDS encoding tyrosine-type recombinase/integrase, producing the protein MALTAKKVEAAGATGKRYRLSDGHGLHLEVDAQGRKYWNWRFHWPLKGPEQQQCDLRLGRCKANGKDGLSLKEARQARVEWEAIRQSGRDPRQVKKEKSDSLSVMDGTSRFEGAAMDWSGRQQHWSERHKGDVLSKLRLHVLPALGQLRVEEIRAPHARRMIAPLEAAGKAETARRCLSIAVQVLEHAVINGWAELNPLAGATKGLAIRTVKKHYPSLPWDEVPEFWGAAEHYSKLMDAQTYNALRLQALTFVRPGELIGMRWDEIDWERRQWLIPAARMKGRRGHNRDHIVPLSTQALSVLRHQQQISSHHSHVFSSSRSSSGHISNMTLNMVISRMGYKGKMCAHGFRALAMTALQEERKVDRLHIDRQLAHVPESKVAAAYNRAEYIEERTALMQVWGDMLEGAGMSLPD; encoded by the coding sequence ATGGCTCTAACTGCAAAAAAAGTGGAGGCTGCCGGGGCGACTGGGAAGCGCTACCGCCTCTCCGATGGGCATGGTCTTCACCTTGAGGTGGACGCCCAGGGGCGGAAATACTGGAACTGGCGCTTCCACTGGCCCCTCAAGGGCCCCGAGCAACAGCAGTGTGATCTGAGACTGGGCCGCTGCAAAGCCAATGGAAAGGACGGTCTAAGCCTCAAGGAGGCGCGACAGGCACGGGTCGAGTGGGAGGCGATCAGGCAGAGCGGCAGAGACCCTCGCCAGGTGAAGAAGGAGAAGTCCGACAGCCTGAGCGTGATGGATGGCACCTCACGCTTCGAGGGGGCTGCCATGGACTGGTCGGGGAGGCAACAGCATTGGAGCGAGCGACACAAGGGCGATGTGCTCTCCAAGCTCCGGCTTCATGTCCTGCCGGCCCTGGGCCAGCTCCGTGTCGAGGAAATCCGTGCCCCCCACGCCCGCCGGATGATCGCTCCACTTGAGGCTGCCGGTAAAGCGGAAACGGCTCGCAGGTGCTTGAGCATCGCCGTTCAGGTGCTGGAGCATGCCGTGATCAATGGGTGGGCCGAGCTCAACCCTCTGGCTGGTGCCACAAAGGGCCTGGCAATACGTACCGTTAAAAAGCACTACCCCTCCCTGCCCTGGGATGAGGTACCGGAGTTCTGGGGCGCCGCAGAGCACTACAGCAAGCTGATGGATGCGCAGACGTACAACGCCCTACGGCTCCAGGCCCTGACCTTTGTCCGGCCAGGTGAGCTGATCGGCATGCGCTGGGATGAAATTGACTGGGAAAGGCGCCAGTGGCTGATCCCAGCGGCTCGGATGAAAGGACGCCGGGGCCATAACCGTGATCACATCGTGCCGCTCAGCACCCAGGCCCTCTCCGTGCTGCGTCACCAACAGCAGATCAGTAGTCACCACAGCCACGTCTTCTCCAGCAGCCGCTCCAGCAGCGGCCACATCAGCAATATGACCCTCAACATGGTTATCAGCCGCATGGGCTATAAAGGCAAGATGTGTGCCCATGGATTCCGAGCGCTTGCCATGACAGCCCTGCAGGAAGAGCGCAAGGTCGATCGCTTGCACATTGACCGGCAACTGGCCCATGTGCCTGAGAGCAAGGTCGCCGCGGCTTACAACCGCGCTGAATATATCGAGGAACGTACCGCCTTAATGCAGGTCTGGGGAGACATGCTGGAGGGAGCAGGGATGAGCCTGCCTGACTAG
- the hisF gene encoding imidazole glycerol phosphate synthase subunit HisF produces MVAKRIIPCLDVADGRVVKGVNFVGLRDAGDPVELACRYSAAGADELVFLDIAASHQGRGTLVELVRRTAEAVTIPFTVGGGISSVEGITALLRAGADKVSLNSSAVRDPELVARGAERFGCQCIVVAIDARAREGGGWDVYVKGGRENTGLDAVAWAERVVALGAGEILLTSMDGDGTQAGYDLALTRAVADAVDVPVIASGGAGCIDHIAAAISARADGGHAAAALLASLLHDGVLSVEQIKRDLLARGLPIRPLTTDPQG; encoded by the coding sequence ATGGTTGCCAAGCGCATCATTCCCTGCCTCGACGTGGCCGATGGCCGGGTGGTGAAGGGGGTGAACTTCGTGGGCCTGCGCGACGCCGGCGATCCGGTGGAGCTGGCCTGCCGCTACAGCGCCGCCGGGGCCGATGAGCTGGTGTTCCTCGACATCGCCGCCAGCCACCAGGGCCGCGGCACCCTGGTGGAGTTGGTGCGCCGCACCGCCGAGGCCGTGACCATCCCCTTCACCGTGGGCGGCGGTATCAGCAGCGTGGAGGGCATCACCGCGCTGCTGCGCGCCGGCGCCGACAAGGTGAGCCTCAACTCCTCGGCCGTGCGCGATCCGGAGCTGGTGGCCCGCGGCGCCGAGCGCTTCGGCTGCCAGTGCATCGTGGTGGCGATCGACGCCCGCGCCAGGGAGGGCGGGGGTTGGGATGTGTACGTGAAGGGCGGCCGCGAGAACACCGGCCTGGATGCGGTGGCCTGGGCTGAGCGGGTGGTGGCCCTCGGCGCCGGCGAGATCCTGCTCACCTCCATGGATGGCGACGGCACCCAGGCCGGCTACGACCTGGCCCTCACCCGGGCGGTGGCCGATGCGGTGGACGTGCCCGTGATCGCCTCCGGTGGCGCCGGCTGCATCGACCACATCGCCGCGGCGATCAGCGCCAGGGCCGACGGCGGCCATGCGGCGGCCGCCCTGCTGGCCTCCCTTCTGCATGATGGCGTGCTCTCGGTGGAGCAGATCAAGCGGGACCTGCTGGCCCGGGGCCTGCCGATCCGGCCGCTCACCACCGACCCCCAGGGGTGA
- a CDS encoding helix-turn-helix domain-containing protein, which yields MATLLTRADLCRLFSISSSTLDRWIASGRIPPATHRFGYRSPRWSRESIDSVLKSAQGEIFR from the coding sequence ATGGCGACCCTGTTGACCCGCGCAGACCTTTGTCGGCTCTTCTCGATCAGTTCCTCAACTCTGGATCGATGGATAGCCAGTGGCCGTATTCCCCCCGCTACCCATCGGTTTGGGTACCGATCACCTCGCTGGAGTCGAGAGAGTATAGATTCCGTCCTTAAGTCGGCACAGGGTGAGATATTTCGGTGA
- the glyQ gene encoding glycine--tRNA ligase subunit alpha: MHFQHIISTLNRFWADQGCLLLQPYDTEKGAGTMSPHTVLRAIGPEPWAVAYPEPCRRPTDGRYGDNPNRAQHYFQYQVLIKPSPDGIQETYLASLEALGIRAKDHDIRFVEDNWESPTLGAWGVGWEVWLDGMEVTQFTYFQQCGGLDCRPVSIEITYGLERLAMYLQDVESIWDLSWNGERSYGDIWLPFEKGQCTYNFEAANPERLQQLFALYEAEAADLVARKLPAPALDFVLKCSHTFNLLEARGVISVTERTATIGRIRTLARQVAEAWLAEREALGFPLLKGEPAPSPADPC; the protein is encoded by the coding sequence ATGCACTTCCAGCACATCATCAGCACCCTGAACCGCTTCTGGGCGGATCAGGGCTGCCTGTTGCTGCAGCCCTACGACACCGAGAAGGGCGCCGGCACGATGAGTCCCCACACGGTGCTGCGGGCGATCGGGCCGGAGCCGTGGGCCGTTGCTTACCCCGAGCCCTGCCGCCGCCCCACCGACGGCCGCTACGGCGACAACCCCAACCGGGCCCAGCACTATTTCCAGTACCAGGTGCTGATCAAGCCGTCGCCCGACGGCATCCAGGAGACCTACCTGGCCTCCCTCGAAGCGCTCGGCATCCGTGCCAAGGACCACGACATCCGCTTCGTGGAGGACAACTGGGAGTCGCCCACGCTCGGCGCCTGGGGCGTGGGCTGGGAGGTGTGGCTCGACGGCATGGAAGTCACCCAGTTCACCTACTTCCAGCAGTGCGGCGGCCTCGACTGCCGGCCGGTGTCGATCGAGATCACCTACGGCCTCGAGCGCCTGGCCATGTACCTCCAGGACGTGGAGAGCATCTGGGATCTGAGCTGGAACGGCGAGCGCTCCTACGGCGACATCTGGCTGCCGTTCGAGAAGGGCCAGTGCACGTACAACTTCGAGGCCGCCAACCCGGAGCGGCTGCAGCAGCTGTTCGCCCTCTACGAGGCGGAGGCGGCCGATCTGGTGGCCCGCAAGCTGCCCGCTCCGGCGCTGGACTTCGTGCTCAAGTGCAGCCACACCTTCAACCTGCTGGAGGCCCGCGGTGTGATTTCGGTCACCGAGCGCACCGCCACCATCGGCCGCATCCGCACCCTGGCCCGCCAGGTGGCCGAGGCCTGGCTGGCCGAGCGCGAGGCCCTGGGCTTCCCGCTGCTCAAGGGCGAGCCGGCCCCCTCCCCGGCTGATCCCTGCTGA
- the lysM gene encoding peptidoglycan-binding protein LysM gives MGVPLFKFAGNIGKKVFNRGEDSAKAAEKLKQHVEKNNPGVQGLQVAVDGETVTIAGSAADQAAFEKAVLIAGNVEGVGQVEAAALQKPDGSESTFILVEQGDTLWGIAERAYGNGARYTEIFAANREVIEDPDLIFPGQKLRIPAA, from the coding sequence ATGGGTGTTCCCCTGTTCAAGTTCGCCGGCAACATCGGCAAGAAAGTGTTCAACCGCGGCGAGGATTCCGCCAAGGCGGCTGAGAAGCTCAAGCAGCACGTGGAGAAGAACAATCCCGGCGTGCAGGGCCTGCAGGTGGCTGTGGACGGCGAGACCGTCACCATCGCCGGCAGCGCTGCCGACCAGGCCGCCTTCGAGAAGGCCGTGCTGATCGCCGGCAACGTGGAGGGGGTGGGCCAGGTGGAGGCCGCTGCCCTGCAGAAGCCCGATGGCAGCGAGTCCACCTTCATCCTGGTGGAGCAGGGCGACACCCTCTGGGGCATCGCCGAGCGGGCCTACGGCAACGGCGCCCGCTACACCGAGATCTTCGCGGCCAACCGCGAGGTGATCGAGGATCCCGACCTGATCTTCCCCGGCCAGAAGCTGCGCATCCCCGCCGCCTGA
- a CDS encoding ComEC/Rec2 family competence protein translates to MDRADRRAGWVAAGVWALLLALVLLRAAVVSGQSLPLQPGDPARLLAADAAPPELALQGWLLADPRASTDGSRCTALLQLPVGRTELQFSPCPDPAPQQGWQLRVWGRLRLPRPAAHPLLSGAAERLGQQQAASQLRVREWQVLERPPTPIADLRRRLAAALIGRAGPERGGVLAALVLGSAVVPLPAELRELFRVAGLSHALAASGFHLSVLLGAVLPLARRLPRLPRLLLLGGAMGLFVLLAGPQPSVLRAVLMSGISLVALECGRRAQPLAVLLASALLLLLIWPRWLVAVGFQLSVVATAALVLSAGPLEQGLKRWLPLWCGSWLAPAVAVPLAACLYTLPLQLLHFGVVPLYALLANLLAAPLLTPLTLGAMTLALLAVVLPSLLGLLLPPLAALAGLLLAVVRLVAGLPMAQWQLGRPSPVLVLLLAAGMLGLLLPDLARRWRRLAPAAIALVAVLHLAALRADQLLLVHQGGRDLVLARHRGRAALVALQADGYSCHQARQLAAGLGVSRFDWVLLLDPLAPSPPVCWQEQAGLVLASADGSLPIHPGQRLASPGLSAEPFASSSRGLQLAVGQRRWLLLPDPQDLWSWQEERQPLQADGVWLGFRPRPRERRWLQGQAPPRVWISGEASGDFPAGWRASGGSGSLQQALG, encoded by the coding sequence ATGGACAGGGCAGATCGCAGGGCGGGCTGGGTCGCGGCCGGGGTCTGGGCCCTGCTGCTTGCCCTGGTGCTGCTGCGGGCGGCCGTGGTGAGTGGGCAGTCCCTGCCGCTGCAGCCGGGCGATCCCGCCCGCCTGCTGGCCGCCGACGCGGCGCCGCCCGAGCTGGCCCTGCAGGGGTGGCTGCTGGCCGATCCCCGTGCCAGCACCGATGGCAGCCGCTGCACCGCCCTGCTGCAGTTGCCGGTGGGCCGCACGGAGCTCCAGTTCAGTCCCTGCCCCGACCCGGCGCCCCAGCAGGGCTGGCAGCTGCGGGTGTGGGGGCGGCTGCGCCTGCCCCGTCCGGCGGCCCATCCGCTGCTCTCCGGTGCCGCCGAACGCCTGGGCCAGCAGCAGGCTGCCAGCCAGTTGCGGGTGCGCGAGTGGCAGGTGCTGGAGCGGCCACCCACCCCCATCGCCGACCTGCGCCGTCGCCTGGCCGCCGCCCTGATCGGGCGGGCCGGCCCGGAGCGCGGCGGCGTGCTGGCCGCCCTGGTGCTCGGCAGCGCCGTGGTGCCCCTGCCGGCGGAGCTGCGCGAGTTGTTCCGTGTCGCCGGCCTCTCCCATGCCCTGGCGGCCTCGGGCTTTCACCTCAGCGTGCTGCTGGGGGCGGTGCTGCCCCTGGCCCGGCGCCTGCCGCGGCTGCCGCGCCTGCTGCTGCTGGGGGGCGCCATGGGGCTGTTCGTGCTGCTGGCCGGGCCCCAGCCCTCGGTGCTGCGGGCCGTGCTGATGTCAGGCATCAGCCTGGTGGCGCTGGAGTGCGGCCGGCGCGCCCAGCCCCTGGCGGTGCTGCTGGCCAGCGCCCTGCTGTTGCTGCTGATCTGGCCCCGCTGGCTGGTGGCCGTGGGATTTCAGCTGAGCGTGGTGGCCACGGCGGCCCTGGTGCTCAGCGCCGGCCCCCTGGAGCAGGGCCTGAAGCGCTGGCTGCCGCTCTGGTGCGGCTCCTGGCTGGCGCCGGCGGTGGCCGTTCCCCTGGCCGCCTGTCTCTACACCCTGCCGCTGCAGCTGCTGCACTTCGGCGTGGTGCCCCTCTATGCCCTGCTGGCCAACCTGCTGGCCGCGCCCCTGCTCACGCCCCTCACCCTGGGCGCCATGACCCTGGCCCTGCTGGCGGTGGTGCTGCCGTCGCTGCTGGGCCTGCTGCTGCCGCCCCTGGCCGCCCTGGCCGGTCTGCTGCTGGCGGTGGTGCGTCTGGTGGCCGGCCTGCCGATGGCCCAATGGCAGCTGGGGCGGCCCAGTCCTGTCCTGGTGCTGTTGCTGGCCGCGGGGATGCTGGGCCTGCTGCTGCCCGATCTGGCCCGGCGCTGGCGGCGGTTGGCTCCGGCGGCGATCGCCCTGGTGGCGGTGCTGCACCTGGCTGCCCTGCGGGCTGATCAGCTGCTGCTGGTGCACCAGGGCGGCCGCGACCTGGTGCTGGCCCGCCACCGCGGCCGGGCGGCCCTGGTGGCCCTGCAGGCCGACGGCTACAGCTGCCACCAGGCCCGCCAACTGGCCGCCGGCCTGGGGGTGTCCCGTTTCGACTGGGTGCTGCTGCTCGACCCGCTGGCCCCGTCTCCGCCGGTCTGCTGGCAGGAGCAGGCGGGCCTGGTGCTGGCCTCCGCCGATGGCAGCCTGCCCATCCATCCCGGCCAGCGGCTGGCCAGTCCGGGTCTCAGCGCCGAGCCGTTCGCCAGCTCCAGCCGCGGCCTGCAGCTGGCGGTGGGCCAGCGCCGCTGGTTGCTGTTGCCCGACCCCCAGGACCTCTGGAGCTGGCAGGAGGAACGGCAGCCGCTGCAGGCCGATGGGGTGTGGCTGGGCTTCCGGCCGCGTCCCCGGGAGCGGCGCTGGCTGCAGGGCCAGGCCCCGCCCCGCGTCTGGATCAGCGGCGAGGCCAGCGGCGACTTCCCCGCCGGCTGGCGTGCCAGCGGCGGCAGCGGCTCCCTGCAGCAGGCCCTGGGCTGA